tttaaactaaaatataGTGATGAAAATGTAAAGCAAAGTATGGGAGCACTAAGAACCTTTAAAAATTCTTTCAAGGGCTTCTGCATCACCAAAATCAACTTTAAGATGGCCAGGCAATAAAGGACCAGAACCCCGGGTAGCTTCATTGTCACAACTCATAGATATAACAGCTAGTGTACGGCCATGGAAGCAGCCACAACATGACACAATAATAGCCTGCCACAAGTATCCGTGAACATAAATAGACAAACACCAGGAAAATTCAAATCTGCATCTCATAAACAGAAAAGAAGATGCTATATTTTGAAGAGTAGACTTCCTTCATTTTATCTTTGCAGAGGAGGAGTACCAATACATCTTACAAGCATTTAGTTTCCAAAATATTTATTGAGAACATATGTCAAAACAGATTCTTCAGGCCATAGCTAAAGCATTTCTCCCTTTAGTTTTGCAAATACTATTAATATCCATAGAGAAAACGGGGTTGGGGGAGGAAAAATAAAGTCATAAAGTATTGTGGATTTCAGCTTAGCATGTCATGAGATATTCCTTGTGTACTAGGCCACAGACCCACACTAAGCAAACATTCACTTCAACCTCAACCttggaaaatgtaaaacattaAGATATGACTACTGTTAAGATGATCTCATTGTTATACCTCATCTTTGggaattcttttcttttcataacCCCACTTTCTTGCTAATTTCAGAGCTGTTTCCACTCCTTCAGCACCAGTGTTCATGGGAAGAACCATATCATAACCAAGCATACTTGTCAAATGCTCAGCAAATGGTGGAAACCGATCATTGTAAAAGGCTCGAGAGCTCAGCGTCAGTTTTTCTGCCTGCTCTGTTAAGGCTTTCAGAATTTTAGGATGGTAATGTCCCTAAGGAAAAGACAGGCACTtcaatatatttaatattttgctTTTCAAATCCTAAACACAACGGGCATGAAAAATTGATCAATTTTGCTTAGACAAAGTTTCCTAGggttatatatttaatattttttaacttcTCAGACCATAAATAAACAGAGGGGTTGGAGAATTTCAAAGACGGGATCAATCAAGTCTGTTTACCAACTTCTATTTGTAAGAAATCCCATTTCAATTTGGTTTCTTTTCTTATCAACAACAGAACCAACTTTCCCACCAATAAAAGTCCTCGACTCATATATATCCACCTGATCGAGAGCAATTAGAAGTAAACATACTAGATAAAATGCATTAGCTAGaatatcctaataaatttaacaCCATAATTGTGTTAAGAAACTGACCAAATCACTCCCCTTTGCTTCAAAAATCAAGTTTACCATGTACACCATAACATCCAATTTCAAAATAACATTTTCTTCGTTCCATACTGATAAGTCGCTTTGACTTTTCACATATATTCATAAATCAAAGTATCAAAATGACTTATAAAATATGAAATGGAGGAAGTGTGATATTAAAGATTAAAGGAGCTAAACCTCGTGTCCTTGATCCAAGAGTTTCACTGTAGTTGATATGCCAGAAAGCCCAGCTCCAATGATGGCAACTTTTAGCTTTGGTCCTCGATAATGTTCTGGCTCCGGCGAAAACAGCCCTTTTGGCGCTGGCAGGAAACCATTTCATTTGTCAAACTTACAGCTCAGCTCAATTACTTAATAACTAAACCTGGTAACATGGCAAACCAGATTCATTCATAAGCTCACACCACTCCCCTATGATATGTGTTGCGTACTCAGGTTTGAGACTTGATTAGGGTCAATAGTGGATGAGAACtcttaatattttgtgtataACTGTGTGTGTAGTATAGGTGTGTGTTGTGATATTATAATACTCAAAATTATAGGCTATCCAatttatgacaaaaaaaaacataaatagaaAACTGAAATATAACATGAGTAACATGGTGAATATGCAGCTAGCATACAtagtaattaaaatatttaataattggACTTACAATGTTCCAGCGAATTGTGTGCTAAGATAAGCTTGGTCTTCAGGGAAGAACCTGGCAAGGCCAAAGTCTCCAATCTTGGGATGAAACTTATGATCAAGAAGAATGTTGCTTGCTTTGATGTCTTGGTGAACAATTCTTAGATGTGAATCCTCATGAAGGTACTGCAATCCCCTTTCCACGCCTAGAACAATTTGGAACCTAGTGCTCCAATGCAGGAATCGATCAGCATTGTTCCCTGCATGAGGGGAACATTCAAAGTTTCAATTTGCTCTGTTTAACCAATCCTAAGCTCTTGTGGGAATTAAAAAAAGAAGGGATACCATATATGAAGAGGTCCAAACTTCTGTATTCACAATCCTAACCATCCTTCACAATCCAGTATTCACCCACAGGCACAGAAATTCAGCAAAAATTAATGAAATTGAAAGTTCAAACACTCCCCTTCCCTCTCTTCCAATCCAATACAACTTCTAAAATATATTGTTGCCTACAGAGACATCGAAACTAAAATTGAAATGAGAATGAAATGAAAGTtgaagagggagagagagagacagaggTTAGGAGTACGGACAGGAGCACGGCAAGCCCTAGCTGCGGCGGCGGCTTCAATCGACCCCAGGAGCGACGACAGTGCACGGCGGAACAGCCTCCTCTCTTGCGTCGCATCTTCGTCCTCTCTCTCCATCTCGTCTGCAAATCGTCTCTCTCTCCCCTCCGGGCTCCCTGCTCTGCGACGGCAATGGCGGCGGCTGCAGCGACGTTGTGGCGGTGACCCCCTCTCACTCTCTATTCTCTCGATCGCGCTCTCTCATCTCCGTCTCCCTCCTCTCCTCCCTCTGGTTCACTCTTTCTCTCGGATCtgggtgtgtgtgtgtgaaagGGGGCGTGGTGGCAGTGGTGAGTGATGGTGAGAATGAGTGTGAGTGTGTGGGTGTGTTAGGGAAGGGTTTTCAACAATTAATTCGAAGGTGATTTGCGAAGGTGAGGGGCGAAACTTTTTTCTGATCAGAAGGCGAAAGTGAGGGTATTCGAAGGTGAGTGTGATTTGGtgataaagaaaagaaaaattactaaGTGTTTGGGTGCATTTGGCCTAGATACATtaggctacgcttttaaagTGCACCCAAAACTTAACAAATAGGCTACCCTTTAAAAGCGTCTCCTTTGATATGAAAAGTGAACCTATAGATATCAACCTAtggctacgctttataagtgatttctataatacctaaggctacgctttttaaatgatgccgcatttgtgtatccttttctcttataaaaaggcaacacggagaaaagcgtagcctattctatgaataggctacgcttttcaaatgtagcttaaaaaaagtgtggcttaatgggtatttttcttgtagtgtccctaggagaattgagttccaacatgggacaactaagggtggagcaccaagaacattccatcctcctccatgaaattagagaagatcaaagaatcatgagagaggagcaacaaaggcaaggaagagacattgaggagctcaagcactccataagatcttcaagaggaagaacaagccgccatcactaaggtggacccgttctttaatttccttgttctttattttcctgtttttcgaaaaatcatgcttatgtttatctacgTTTGTGACTTGTGAtcagtgtcttagtgtctatgccttaaagttatgaatgtcctatgaatccatcacctttcttaaataaaaaatgttcttaattaaaaaagagaagaattgcatgaattttaaattttataacagattaattattttgatgtagtggcaatacttttgttttctgaatgtatgcttaaatagtgcatatgtcttttgaatttgtggttcatgaatggttggctcttgaaagaatgatgaaaaaggagatatgttactgaggatctgaaaaatcataaaaatgattcttgaagcaagaaaaagcagtgaacacaaaaaaaacgaaaaaaaagggagaaagagaaaaagaaagaagaagaaagaaataaagttgtgatccaaggcaaaaagagtgtgcttaagaaccctggacacctctaattggggactctagcaaagctgagtcacaatctgaaaaggttcacccaattatgtgtctgtggcatgtatgtatccggtggtaatactggaagacagagtgctttgggccacggccaagactcataaagtagctgtgttcaagaatcatcatacttaactaggagaatcaataacactatctggattctgagttcctatagaagccaatcattctgaatttcaaaggatagagtgagatgccaaaactgttcagaggcaaaaagctaaaagccccgctcatctaattaatactgatcttcatagatctttttggaattcattgcatattctcttctttttatcttatttgattttcagttgcttggggacaagcaacaatttaagtttggtgttgtgatgagcggataatttatacgctttttggcattgtttttagtatgtttttagtatgttttagttagtttttattatatttttattagtttttagttaaaatttacttttctggactttactatgagtttgtgtgtttttctgtgatttcaggtattttctagctgaaattgagggacctgagcaaaaatctgattcagagactgaaaaggactgcagatgctgttggattctgacctccctgcactagaagtggattttctggagctacaaaagcccaattggcgcgctctcaacggctttggaaagtagacatcctgggctttccagcaatataaaatagtccatactttgcccgagatttgatggcccaaaccggcgttccaaatcagcttaagaatgcccggcgttaaacgccggaactggcacaagaatgggagttaaacgccaaaactggcacaaaagctggcgtttaactccaagaagagtctctacatgaaaatgcttcaatgctcagcccaagcacacaccaagtgggcccggaagtggatttttatgtcatttactcatctttgtaaaccttaagctactagttctctataagtaggaccttttgctattgtattttcatctctggatcttagatcatttttagatctttgaatctttggatccttgatcattttgagtcttttgatcatgtattgggaggctggccattcggccatgcctagaccttgttcttatgtattttcaatggtagagtttctacacaccatagattaaggtgtggagctctactgtacctcgagtattaatgcaattactattgttcttctattcaattcggcttgttcttattccaagatatttattcgcactcaagaacttgatgaatgtgatgattatgtgacgctcatcatcattctcacttatgaacgcgtgcctgacaaccactcccgttctacaagcaaacaaggcttgaatgtttatctcttggattctttaatcggaatcttcgtggtataagctagaattgatggcggcattcaagagaatccggaaggtctaaatcttgtctgtggtattatgagtaggattcaatgattgaatgactgtgacgagcttcaaactcctgaaggctgggcgttagtgacagacgcaaaagaatcaatggattctattccaacctgattgagaaccgacagatgattagccgtgccgtgacagggtgcgttgaacattttcactgagaggacgtgattgtagccactgacaacggtgatgcccaacatacagcttgccatggaaaggagtaagaagggttggatgaagacagtagaaaaccagagagacggaagggacaaagcctctccattcgcttatctgaaattctcaccaatgaattacataagtatctctatccttattttatgctttattcatatatcatccataaccatttgaatctgcctgactgagatttacaaggtgaccatagcttgcttcataccaacaatctccgtgggatcgacccttactcgcgtaaggtttattacttggaagacccagtgtacttgctggttagttgtgcgaagttgtgtttataccatggtattgagcaccaagtttttggattcattaccggggattatttgagttgtgaaaagtagtgatcacaatttcgtgcaccagtagctctgagaactctgtgccttgcactctcaaattttctccttgcttcaaacagtggttgtccacccttattatagaagagGGGAGCCTCCACTTATTGAAGCCAAAACTGAAccaacttcttcctccttcaacaaacagaaccggttcggccacatagagagagaagagataaccatgcataacccaacatgcaattacctctagtccttccttgatcatcactcttcatcaattcGGGCACTCCATCCTTGGCTTTCTCTCCAAGAtagatttctggcccttgatgcttcatgatgatgatgacttcatctgcttcaatctctgcctcaaccatcacttcgccactctagctactccctgtggtggttgagcagaatcaaagacaagccatgcttcaagaatctcccttgctggccgaatcttcacCTTCCATTTTGAGCATGAAAAGCTCAAGATATcctcaccaaatctaaccaTATTTGGTGAATATCTCAGCCACagctcatttttattttagtatgttttctttccatcattagcttgatggtcttgatgcatgcaactccttctttttctttgttgatGAGCACGGCGTCCATGGTTTACTGGACAAAGACCGAAGAAGAAacaagaaagagatgagagaaagaaaagaatctgaagaaaagcAATACAAAGTGGTTAAACAAATTAATTGAGaatagcttgcttttacttccctagCTTAGAGTGGCGTGTTTATCATAATAGCCATCAATCAATTCAGCTgaatttttttctctctcatattccccatgcattaattaacaatgtaatagattttgaaatccatcacaTGGTTAAAGGCTTGGTTCCGTTGGAAGCACTttgctttcatttttctttggtTTCGAACCAAGGTTGGAACCATTTATCACTAATAGAATTTGGGCTTGTAACATTGAAATTAAAACTGGCCCATTTGGttaacatttgctttcctgatggaATTGGGATCAAGCAATGAACACATAGGAAGGCTTTCTTTGGGCTTATAGAAACAAGATTTTCTAGCCCAACTGATAAAACCGTTTCAGCCAAAAATCTCACAACAAGAATTACATGGGGctgaaatttattttattgggcttgagatctttctttttttatttcggCCCAATTATAAAACCTGcaacacaaaattattaattaacatatgttAACTGAAAATCAacttaataattttgtaattaattatttcgataatgtttgttcatcatcaaaactaaattagagttttccaaactcatcacaAGGAAATTTAGCAAACCCTTGTACTAAAGGTTTGTCAAGGGATAAAATCAAAGAGACTACTGCTAAAATAGGATTAAAACCTATTTTTGCTAAATGATGGAAATCCAACCTTATTCTAGTAGACAATTAGTTTCAAGGTTTAATGGGTAATAACAAGTTATTTAGCAATTAGAGCACTAAGGTATAGGATTTAGTGCTATTTACAATAAATTAGGAGGGTGAGTTAAAACTCTTAATGgaatgataatattatttatcaaaaaCTTTCACCTATATGAATATAAGAGTGGTGCCGCTCTAATCGAGAATTTTAGAGGTTTTATTCGCGTAAATATTCATGAAACCAGGATGAGCACAAGGCCATATAACTGCTTAAAATTATAAACTCTTGAACTTGGAGGGTATAAGTAATGTGTGTGATTTTTTGTACTAGTAAATGGAGTATAAGTTTAATCGATTAGACACCTATCACTTCGTTAGAACTTTAAAATTACACTAAAAGAATGTTTAATCTTAGTGACACATTCTTTATGCATATATTTGTATgacatttaaattttgtaaatagtGGGGGATTGAATggtatttataaatttaattaattaatattattaatattattgatattattattaatattattattaatattacgGTTACTAACCGTTTAGTACCATTTGGTTGAAGGGATACAATCTTTTAAGAATTGTGTATGTTCAAAACATTGTGTCTATTGGCTAAAGGGATACAACTCTTTAAGAATTGTGTATGTTCAAAACATTGTATCTATTAGCAATAGAAAAGACACAACCATTTGTATACGTAACTAATCATAATTGCTACGTtcaatatgtataaataagtcATTATCCACCATTTCATAAAAAAAGTACTAAGTGTATATTTTAATCAACTATTAAGGGATTTTCTTTATTCAAGAGAGTTGAGAATTTCTTACTATTGctaattaagaaattcttaGGTTTCATTGTATCCTGGGGGAGTATTGTCATCAACCCTATAGCAACTAAGTGTAGCGACAAATATCTCTCTAAAGAAAGAGATCTAATTGTGCCTTGAAACCACTACACAAATATAAGATTTTGTCATCTTACCATCTTCATATACCCAACACTTACAGTTGAGTTTCAATGTCGTCTTTAAACTTAACAATATTTGTCTTTGAGATACTTTCCGATAACAGAATAATGACATGGAGGTCACGCTGAAAATTATGTTGCACTGGTAAAATGCCGTTTTATTTTTGGCGCCAAAATAGAACATAAACGACATCATTTAGAGTGTTTTGAGGGGTTTTAACTCTAACATGTTAAAATCCCTTAAAATACCCTAAACAATGGCGTTTATATTCTATTTGGGTGCAAAAAATAAAACGATGATATTTTACTAGTCCAACTAGGCCTCTGTTCAAGCACCTCATCATTTCGTCATAGAAAAGTATTTTAGAGACAACTGTTGTTAAACTCAAAgacaaatttagaataattttaaatttaaaaacattaaaattgaACTGCAAATTCAGAGACTACATTGAATATTAACTCTttatttctcttctccttcaaaaAGCAAACGCAATGTATAGAAATACTTTTTAATTACTTCTCCAAATCATTTAATTTATCAAAGAATAAAAATAGGgtaaaaaacacaaataaacCATGGGAGGAATGTTGTTACATGAATAAGCCAAATTGAAGATTGATTCACGAATGAGCCAAAGCATACTTTTATGTAATTCGAACCTATTTGGTTCGAACTACAATTGCACATAAATTGAACCTATTTGGTTCGAACTCTAAacacataattcgaacctaattggttcgaattacacacgaATAGGTGCCATCACATAATTCGAACCtaattggttcgaattactcaTAGTTGTAAATCGAACCAATATGGTTCGAATTACTAAGGAACAGACCTGAATATGTTACGTGCATGGGATCGTAATTGATGAATTATGTTTCGTTTAAGGAGTTTTAAACGAAATTTCTGTTGAACACACATGGGAATAAATTAGTCTACGAAGTAAATTAATTAAGACATGATGcgaaaattaaataacataaaaacGAAAAGTACAGATGTTTTCATAGTAACACACACATACATCTAAAGGTGGATACGAAATAACACCGATAACAAAATACATAGACGAAGATAGATAACATACAACTCGGCACAGAAATCATCTAAACAGGTGCGATCCCGTGAAACAACGACGTGGAACCTGTGTCCTCTGACCTCTCCAGATAAGCGGCTCCTCATCCTCGATCTCGTCATCCTCGTCCTCGTCCTGCGGGACTGGCTGTGCAGGCGTCCTAGGCTGGACATGTACCGGTCGGGATGAGGACGGCCCGACAACTGAATGTGACCCAGCAGTATGTGCCGAAGCTGGGGTACCACCCAAAGCGAAATACTCAGGAGGAGGCACGGAGGGAGGCTCATTCAGATTGACATGGAACGGTGCCTGTGTCTCCGTCGTCTGACTCCGACCACGGGCAGCCTCATCATCATGCATGATGGCATTGATGTCATCTAAGAAGGGAGTCCCACCAAAATCCCCATCATACCCAACACCGGCAAGGAAGTCTGAAAACGTGCTACCCGGACTCACCCATGGCATACTCTCCTGAAGTGTGTGGTCGTCAGAGGAAACTCCAACGAAGTAATCTCTGAGCGGCCCTTCCCCAAGTCCAGCCTCACCATGGGTAGTAGGATCTCCTGTGGCGTACCCCTCTCCACCAAGACCGCCATGATGGGGACTAACAACCCCGACTGCACCCCTACCCCACCGTCCACGTCACGAAGATCACCATCGTCGTGGCCCGCAACGGGTGCCCTCCGTCTGCCTCCACACCCACGCTCTCGTCCTCGACCACGACCCCTACCTGCCTCATCAGCCTCCCCCATAGCCTGCTCTAGCCACCTCCACTCACGCTGGCTCCGTCGTGTCCCGACACGAGCTCTCCTCTCAACCCGATGCCTATCAGGGACGTCGTCAACTCGATCCATGTCAGGAACTCGCCCAAGACCTCTCTGTGATGCCTCGACAGGAATAGGAATGCCCCTCGGATCCCCCAGATAAAACTCGGGTGATAAGAACCTCTTTCCATGCTGAATCCACCAGTCAAGGTAGGCGTGCGAAGGACCAGGGTCGGCAACAACATCGAACCGGAGGACGTGGTCCGCACGGGTCTCCCAAAGAATATGCCAATGCTGTAAAGCGGCCGGGAACCAACGATCACCGCCTCTCCCGTCCTTCGACATCAGAAAGTCGATGTTAAGGGTGGGACGCGGGAGGGGCTGCACACCACCGAACTGCGGTAGAACCCTATCTACCTGATGCCACTCTATAACGGTAAAGTATATCAACGACGTGACAGACCGCCATACTGCCATGTGTCGAGGCTCCAACGCCTCCGGATGCACAACCTGAAGTACCTCGGGGGAGCTATACGACATCCAGATAAACTGCACAAACAAATAG
Above is a genomic segment from Arachis stenosperma cultivar V10309 chromosome 1, arast.V10309.gnm1.PFL2, whole genome shotgun sequence containing:
- the LOC130975514 gene encoding ornithine aminotransferase, mitochondrial-like, with the protein product MEREDEDATQERRLFRRALSSLLGSIEAAAAARACRAPVQLFTKTSKQATFFLIISFIPRLETLALPGSSLKTKLILAHNSLEHSPKGLFSPEPEHYRGPKLKVAIIGAGLSGISTTVKLLDQGHEGHYHPKILKALTEQAEKLTLSSRAFYNDRFPPFAEHLTSMLGYDMVLPMNTGAEGVETALKLARKWGYEKKRIPKDEAIIVSCCGCFHGRTLAVISMSCDNEATRGSGPLLPGHLKVDFGDAEALERIFKEKGEHIAGFLLEPIQGEAGVIIPPDGYLKAVRDLCTRYNVLMIADEIQTGLARTWKMLACDREEVRPDVVVLGKALGGGVFPVSAVLADKDVMLCIKPGEHGSTFGGNPLASAELLKSYDYKVLPKGAKATVSLWFSCI